In the genome of Segnochrobactrum spirostomi, the window TCGCGCCGTGAAACCGGAGACGCACTGTTTCCCTTGGCGAGGCCCGGAAGGCTCTACAGATCTCGATGCAGATTGTAGAACGGGTCGGGCAGCCGCCCTCGCCCTCCGATCCGGGATATCCTCATGAGTTCGTCGTCTCTCGTCATCTTCCTGCACGGCGTCGGGGCCAACGGGGCGGATCTGGCGCCGTTGGGTGAACATTGGCGGAGCCTTCTGCCGGCCGCCGCATTCGAGGCGCCCGACGCGCCGTTCGCCTTCGACCAGGGCGGACGCGGCCGGCAATGGTTCAGCATCGCCGGGGTGAACGCCGGCAACCGCGGCGACCGCATCCGCACCGCCAGGGGGGCGTTCGATACCGTCGTGTCCGGCCTGATCGCGGCCCATGGCTTGTCGGAGCGGCTCGACCGCGTCGCCTTCGTCGGCTTCTCCCAGGGCTCGATCATGGCGCTCGACGCGCTGGCGACGGGGCGGTGGCCGGTTGCGGCGATCGTCGCCTTCGCCGGACGGCTCGCCACACCCGAGCCGCTCGCGCCGAGCCCGGCGACGCGCACACTCCTCATCCACGGCACCGCGGACCCGGTCATTCCGGCCGAAGAAAGCCAAGTCGCCGAAGCCGCGCTCAAGGCCGCGGGCGCCGACGTCTCGCTGTCGCTGCAGCCGAATGTCGGCCACACCATCGGCATGGAGGGTGCCGCCCTCGCCGCGGGCTTCCTCTCGCGCGTGCTGCGCTGAGGCGCGGCCGGCGTTCCTTGAACGTAGAGCTCAGGTCCCGGCGCTCTTCAGCGCGGCGTTCTCGGCGCGGATACGGATCGCGAGCACCAGCGCGTTGAGGACCGTAAACAGCGCCGCGAAGCCGACGAGGCCGAAGGCGAGCGGCAGCGCGGCGAGCTCGATCGCCACCACGACATAATTCGGGTGGCTGAGAAAGCGGTAGGGGCCGCGCCGCACCAGGGGTTCGCCCGGTAGCACGATGATCCGCGTCGTCCAGCGCTCCTTCAAGGTCGCGAGCACCCAGAGCCGCAAAACCTGCGCGACGAAGAAGACGGCCAGCCACAGCGCGATCACCGGCTGGCGCGGCGCCAGCCACCACAGGCCGGCGATCCAGGCGGCATGCATCGCGACCATCAGCGGATAATGGCCCGGCGCCACCTCGTGGGCGCCGCGGGCCAGCAGCCGCGCCGTGTTTCGACGGGCGTGCACGAGCTCGGCGAGCCGCTGCACCGTGACGAAGGCGAGCACGGCGACGGCGATCCAGTCGATCCCATCGAAGCTCATGACACGCTCCGGAGCGTCACGCAGCTCGCCGTGAAGCCGGGGCCGAGCGCCAGGAGCGCGGCGCGGTTCGGCAGGCCGGCCGCGAGCGCCCGCTCGAGCACGAAGAGGACGGTCGGCGACGACATGTTGCCGTAATCGGCCAGCACGGCCCGCTCGTCGGCGAAGGCCCCAGGCACGACCGGTAGCACCGCTTCCAACGCCTCCAGGACCTTCGTCCCGCCGGGATGGCAGACGAAGCGGTCGATATCGGCCGGCGTCAGGCCCGCCCTGCCGAGGATCGCATCGAGGGCCGGGGCGAGTTCGGCCCGCACGAAGGGCGGCAGCGACTGGGCGAGCACGACGCCGAGCCCGGTGTCGTCGATCTTCCAGCCCATGATGTCCAGGCTGTCGGGGAAGAGGTGCTCGCCCGCGCTTTCGATCGCCGCGACGCCGCCCTCCCCCGCACGCACGACACAGGCGGCGGCGCCGTCGCCGAACAGGGCGGTCGCGACGAGATTGACCCCGGTCGGCTCGTCGAGGCGGAAGGCGAGCGTGCAGAGTTCGATGACGACGAGGAGCACGTTGGCGCCCGGTCGGGCGGCGGCGAGCCGCGCGGCGATGCCGAGACCGGAGACGCCGCCGGCACAGCCGAGGCCGAACACCGGCACCCGCTCGATGTCGCTGCGGAACCCGATCTCCCGGGCGACTTGAGCCTCGAGGCTCGGCGTGGTGAAGCCGGTCGAAGACAGCGTGACGACGCAATCGATGTCCACAGGCGCGAGCCCGGACCGAGCGATGGCGGCGCGGGCGCTGTCGAGAAAGAGCGCGCGGGCCCCCTCGGCGAAGGCGGCCATGCGGTCGGCCCAGCCGTGGGGCTCGTGAAACCAGGCGAGCGGCCGCACCGAGCGCCGCTCCCGTATGCCGGCATTGAGGAAGACCGGGGCGAGGCGATCGAAGGCGGGAAACCGGGCGGAGAACATCTGTGCCGCCGCCGCGGCCGCCTCCTCCTGGCGGATGACGTGGCGCGGCGTCGCGACCGCCAAACCGAGAAGCCTTGCAAGCTCTGCCACGATCGCCGATCCTTTCTTGCCAAGAGCGCCGTCCGGAGACGCCTTTGAGAGGGCCCGTCTCGGACCCGCTGGGGAGATGGACGCCGGCCCGGCCGTCTTTGTTCCGACGGTCTCGTCCGAGCTCACGGCCCGACCCGCGCCGACGCCTCCCATGGGCTGCTGCGCCGGCGGACATTTCTGATTTTACGCCAGCCTAACTTCGCCGGATTGATTGACGGTTGACGCGGTCCCATCTTGGGATCAAGGTGAAGACGACATGCGGGTCATAGCTCGGCGTACGTTGCGGGAGTTCGTCGAAAGCTTGGCGGGTCATAAGGACCAACCGGCGGTCAAGGCCGCGCTCGACGCCTGGTTCGATGAAGTCAGCAAGGCGAATTGGGCAAATTCGGCCGAGGTTAGACGCCTCTACGCGTCGGCGAGCATCGTGAGCGCCGAGCGGATCGTCTTCAACATCAAGGGCAACAGCTATCGCCTCGTGGTGTCGGTCGACTTTGAGAAGAGCATCGTCTGGATCAAATGGATCGGCACGCACGGAGCCTATGACGCAATCGACGTCTCAAGGGTGCAGCATGATTGAGTTGAAGCCGATCCGAACGGAAGCCGATTACGAGGCGGCGCTTGGCGAGGTGGAGCGCCTGTGGGGCGCGCCGAACGGAACGCCGGAAGGTGATCGCCTCGATATCCTTGCGACCCTCATCGACGCGTACGAGGCGAAACACCATCCGATGGACCCGCCCGATCCCGTCGAGGCGATCCGGTTCCGCATGGAGCAGCAGGGTCTCACCCGGAAGGACCTGGAGCCGATCTTCGGCACCCGCAATCGCACCTCCGAGATCCTCAATCGCCGCCGGTCCCTTTCGCTGGAGATGATCCGCCAGTTGCACGACCGGCTCGGCATCTCGGCCGACGTTCTGATCCGGCCGAGCAGGCTCTGAAGCCCTCGACGCCGCCGTAGCCGCCGGCGCTTCGCCCCTCTTCCGCCCTGTTGCTCGGGGGTATGGGGGTGTATCGAATTAGGTAGTCGTCTCTTCTGAGTGAGCCCGCCATGACCACCCATCCGCGCAATGTCGCCGCCGCGATCGATCCCGTAAAGCTCGACCGGCTGGCCGAGGTCGCCGTGAAGGTCGGCCTCAACCTCCAGCCGGGCCAGGACCTCTATCTGACGGCGCCGATGGCCGCGCTGCCGCTGGTGCGCCGCATCGCCGCGCATGCCTATAAGGCCGGCGCGGGCCTCGTGACGCCGCTGTTCTCCGACGAGGAGATCACCCTCGCCCGCTACCGATACGCTCCCGACGCGAGCTTCGACCGCGCCGCCGGCTGGCTCTACGAGGGCGTCGCCAAGGCGTTCTCGGAGAACACCGCCCGCCTCGCCATCGTCGGCGACAATCCGATGCTGCTCGCCGGCGAGGACCCGGCGAAGGTGTCGCGGGCGAGCAAGGCCAACTCGATCGCCTATCAGCCCGCGCTCGAGAAGATCGCCGGCTTCGACATCAACTGGAACATCGTCGCCTTCCCCGGCACCGCCTGGGCGGCGCAGGTCTTCCCGGGCGAGGACGAGGCGGTCGCGGTCGCGCGCCTCGCCGACGCGATCTTCGCCGCCTCCCGCGTCGACGGAACCGACCCGATCGGAGCTTGGGGCGAGCACAACGCGGCGCTCGCCCGCCGCACCGCCTGGCTCAACGGGCAGGCCTTCCAGGCGCTGCACTTCACGGGCCCCGGCACCGACCTGATCGTCGGCCTCGCCGACGGCCACGAATGGCAGGGCGGCGCCTCCACGGCCAAGAACGGCATCACCTGCAACGCCAACATTCCGACGGAAGAGGTCTTCACCACGCCGCATGCCCGGCGGGTGGAAGGCCACGTCCGCAGCACCAAGCCGCTGTCCTACCAGGGCACGCTGATCGACGACATCGCGGTGCGTTTCGAGGAAGGCCGCATCGTCGAGGCGAAGGCGAGCCGGGGCGAGGCCGTGCTCAACAAGGTCCTCGACACCGACGAGGGCGCGCGCCGCCTCGGCGAGGTCGCCCTGGTGCCGCACTCCTCGCCGATCTCGAAGGGCGGGCTTCTGTTCTTCAACACCCTGTTCGACGAGAACGCCGCCTGCCACATCGCACTCGGCCAGTGCTATTCGAAGTGCTTCGTCGACGGCGCCTCGCTCAGCCCCGACGAGATCGCCGCACGCGGCGGCAACAAGAGCTTCATCCACATCGATTGGATGATCGGCTCGGGCGAGATCGACATCGACGGCGTGAAGCCGGACGGCAGCCGCGTGCCGGTCTTCCGCAAGGGCGAATGGGCCTGAGCGGCCGGCGGCCCGACGCGCGGGCGAGCGCCCGGCGCAGCGCAGCGTGAACAATCACCGCCCTCTCGGATTGTCGCAGAGACGACAACCCGAGAGGAGCGACCATGACTTCGCATTTCCCGAAGCCCCCGTTCGACACCCCCGTGCAGCAAGTGCCGGGCGAGACCCGCGCCATGAACCCGCGCCCGGACCATGGCGAGGAGAGCTATCACGGCTCCGATCGCTTGAAGGGCAAGAAGGTGTTGCTGACCGGAGGCGATTCCGGCATCGGGCGGGCGGTCGCCATCGCCTTCGCCCGCGAAGGGGCCGATCTGGCGGTCTCCTATCTCGACGAGCACGAAGACGCCCAGGAGACCCAGCGCCTCGTCACCGCGGCCGGACGCGATTGCATTCTGCTCCCCGGCGACGTCTCGAAGGCGGACCATTGCCGCGAGCTCGTGCGGCAGACCGCCGAGCGGTTCGGGCGGATCGACGTCATCGTCAACAACGCCGCCCACCAGATGAGCATCCCCTCGATCGAGGACATTCCCGACGAGGAATGGGAGAAGACCTTCGCCGTCAACATCTCGGCGATGTTCTACATCGTGAAGGCCGCGGTGCCGCACATGAAGCATGGCGGCAGCATCATCAACACCGCCTCCATCAACGCCGACAAGCCGCGGCCGGACCTGTTGCCTTATGCGACGACGAAGGGGGC includes:
- a CDS encoding aminopeptidase, coding for MTTHPRNVAAAIDPVKLDRLAEVAVKVGLNLQPGQDLYLTAPMAALPLVRRIAAHAYKAGAGLVTPLFSDEEITLARYRYAPDASFDRAAGWLYEGVAKAFSENTARLAIVGDNPMLLAGEDPAKVSRASKANSIAYQPALEKIAGFDINWNIVAFPGTAWAAQVFPGEDEAVAVARLADAIFAASRVDGTDPIGAWGEHNAALARRTAWLNGQAFQALHFTGPGTDLIVGLADGHEWQGGASTAKNGITCNANIPTEEVFTTPHARRVEGHVRSTKPLSYQGTLIDDIAVRFEEGRIVEAKASRGEAVLNKVLDTDEGARRLGEVALVPHSSPISKGGLLFFNTLFDENAACHIALGQCYSKCFVDGASLSPDEIAARGGNKSFIHIDWMIGSGEIDIDGVKPDGSRVPVFRKGEWA
- a CDS encoding helix-turn-helix domain-containing protein; translation: MIELKPIRTEADYEAALGEVERLWGAPNGTPEGDRLDILATLIDAYEAKHHPMDPPDPVEAIRFRMEQQGLTRKDLEPIFGTRNRTSEILNRRRSLSLEMIRQLHDRLGISADVLIRPSRL
- a CDS encoding type III polyketide synthase, producing MAELARLLGLAVATPRHVIRQEEAAAAAAQMFSARFPAFDRLAPVFLNAGIRERRSVRPLAWFHEPHGWADRMAAFAEGARALFLDSARAAIARSGLAPVDIDCVVTLSSTGFTTPSLEAQVAREIGFRSDIERVPVFGLGCAGGVSGLGIAARLAAARPGANVLLVVIELCTLAFRLDEPTGVNLVATALFGDGAAACVVRAGEGGVAAIESAGEHLFPDSLDIMGWKIDDTGLGVVLAQSLPPFVRAELAPALDAILGRAGLTPADIDRFVCHPGGTKVLEALEAVLPVVPGAFADERAVLADYGNMSSPTVLFVLERALAAGLPNRAALLALGPGFTASCVTLRSVS
- a CDS encoding SDR family oxidoreductase — protein: MTSHFPKPPFDTPVQQVPGETRAMNPRPDHGEESYHGSDRLKGKKVLLTGGDSGIGRAVAIAFAREGADLAVSYLDEHEDAQETQRLVTAAGRDCILLPGDVSKADHCRELVRQTAERFGRIDVIVNNAAHQMSIPSIEDIPDEEWEKTFAVNISAMFYIVKAAVPHMKHGGSIINTASINADKPRPDLLPYATTKGAIQNFSAGLAQLLAKKGIRVNAVAPGPIWTPLIPSTMPPEMVAHFGESTPMGRPGQPVELAPVYVMLASDEASYVSGATVAVTGGTPFI
- a CDS encoding alpha/beta hydrolase; translation: MSSSSLVIFLHGVGANGADLAPLGEHWRSLLPAAAFEAPDAPFAFDQGGRGRQWFSIAGVNAGNRGDRIRTARGAFDTVVSGLIAAHGLSERLDRVAFVGFSQGSIMALDALATGRWPVAAIVAFAGRLATPEPLAPSPATRTLLIHGTADPVIPAEESQVAEAALKAAGADVSLSLQPNVGHTIGMEGAALAAGFLSRVLR
- a CDS encoding isoprenylcysteine carboxyl methyltransferase family protein, with amino-acid sequence MDWIAVAVLAFVTVQRLAELVHARRNTARLLARGAHEVAPGHYPLMVAMHAAWIAGLWWLAPRQPVIALWLAVFFVAQVLRLWVLATLKERWTTRIIVLPGEPLVRRGPYRFLSHPNYVVVAIELAALPLAFGLVGFAALFTVLNALVLAIRIRAENAALKSAGT
- a CDS encoding type II toxin-antitoxin system HigB family toxin, with translation MRVIARRTLREFVESLAGHKDQPAVKAALDAWFDEVSKANWANSAEVRRLYASASIVSAERIVFNIKGNSYRLVVSVDFEKSIVWIKWIGTHGAYDAIDVSRVQHD